The Ptiloglossa arizonensis isolate GNS036 chromosome 9, iyPtiAriz1_principal, whole genome shotgun sequence nucleotide sequence AATAAAGTTAATTATAACAAATTTGACAATTACTATAAggtcttaaaaatatttgtcataCTATATTATGTttgattatataaatataaagttgTTTAGTTTACTTTAAAGTTATAAATGTCATTGCATACAGAATattgaataattataaataatgagaaatttgtaaaaaacaTAATACCATTGATAACAGAATTTTCTTCACTTTCTATGTTAGTCGATGTAGATTCCTCGGGTACAGCAATAGATTCTTCCAGAAGAGTAAGTCCATGTGATACATGACTAGTTAATGTCGAAACACCAGCACTGGCTGTATTGATTAAAGAACTTACATCCCAATCACCCCAACCCCATCCTTTGGAAGATTTCTGTACTTCTTGTCCTGCCAATGACAGTTTCTTTAATATCGGTTGCAATTTTTCTTCAGTTAATTCCTCTGGTAACTCAATTTCACTTCCAAGTCCTTCCCAACCTTCAGGTTTAAATAcctctttaaattttttatctgATTTCATTTCTTCTGGCATTTCTAATTCAGTCAACTCATCTGTTATCGATGCTCCTTTagatgaaaaatgtttattacaattatttattgGTAAGTTATCTGGGTTATCTGTAGAATTATTACTTTGCATAATGTTAGTTGATGTATCTGCAATTATTTTTTGTTGATTGCAGTCTGTCTCTTCCTCATTAGATGTACATGTGGTTGCTATTGCAGGAAGAATTTGCGTATTAACATTTGTTTTGCAAGATATATCTTGTTTATTCTTTCTGAAGCTTGTGTCATTATCATCTTCCTTCAATTCCGAAGTCGCAATACTTTTACTTGTTTGTGCAGACTCTACTTTTTGTAAATCAGAGACTGTGACTGGACTGTTAATACTTTCAGAAGATGTCTCAGTATTAGTTACCAATTCATCTTTTTCAGAATTACACATATTTTTAATACTAGCATTTTTATTTGTcttgattatatttttataaggtCTTTTTTCATCTTTTATCATATCTGTCTCCAAAGATAATTGTTGTCGCTTTCTGttataaattgtatttgtatATAATGTTCTAGGTACATATTCTGTATCATCGTCAGATTCTGAATCTATCGTTGATGGCAAATAATGTTGTTGTGTTAGAATACTTCTTCTTGCAGATGTATCATGGTTCATTTCTTCATCAGCACTTTCAAAGTCATCACTTTCGGATGTTGCCATATTATCTTTTCGTTAACACTAAGATTACTTCTTCCTAATTAAAAAATACTgacaataacaacaaattttaatatcacCATCAATTTATGTGTTTTTCAACATTTAGAGAACACTTGtacatacatattacatacCTAAGTCACATATGCACGCACAATTAAATGCATACATCCACCATATGTTTTTCCGAATAGGTAATTTAGGCACTTTAAAAACTTCATAAAAGCTTTATGATATTTAAACACTGATAATGCATGTGGAAAGAACAGTTCACAGTCATGGGTCCTCGTTTAActttaataattacttttattgCCTTTATTCCCAAAGCAcagtgaaacaaaaattataaacaatatttgtatattttataaattaaaattatttcaagagaAATTTATTACGCATTTCTTTGTTAGAATATTAAACAAAAACGTGCTAAAAATGCATTTTCAATATTGAAGCAAAAGAATCAATTTCCGTTTAAAAATGACAAACGAATCAAATGTTTTCATCCATTCTGTTTCTcacattttttctttctattaaaAATTGCTTGTACTCTTTAGCTTTAACTAATAAATTATAAAGTTATTATTGAGgataatattgtacaaaatcaaaatttattcttgaTCGTATGCGAATCATAGAATCGAATAACAAACGATTTATATAGATAGAAAAACAAAGGTCTTAATGCAGTCTTTAGAGCGCATGGAAGCTGAGCATCAACtaaaataataacaaagaaaaaagaaagtaattgtGCTCATACCGCAGTGGCTTATGAGACATTCTGGAAGAGGCACCGACGGATTACCATCAGCTTATCCGTTCGTCCCGGATGTCCAACGGTCACGAGTGCACCTGCGTTTAGAAGTCGTACGGTGGTGCCGCCAATGCAATATAACGGAAAATATGCGAAACTATCGAAAGAGCATCGCGTTCGTTTGTTCCCGTCGCCCTTCGTGCACAGCGGTCAGAGACACGAAAGCTGTTGGCCAATGGAAGGGGCAGttcgagagaaagatagaggaaGAAGGAGAGTACAAAGTTGAGAGGGGATTACGTTCAGTTCTCATCGGTATACGCGTTGAAgcgaagaggaagagagagtGAGCGAGAAGCATTGCCAAGCGCACACGGTAGAACGTCCAGTGGCATGTTACAAACACTCAACATGCTTGTACTTGGCGCGAGGTTTtagtatcgtcgaaacgaaggaGTAGTTTGTTCATATTTTTGGCACTTGAACCAACAGACTTGACAGAGTTTGCACTTTTTACGAAGCCATGTTTAATTCGATCAACGAATGAGCAAAAGTGTCTTGCG carries:
- the LOC143151239 gene encoding protein FAM114A2 isoform X1; amino-acid sequence: MATSESDDFESADEEMNHDTSARRSILTQQHYLPSTIDSESDDDTEYVPRTLYTNTIYNRKRQQLSLETDMIKDEKRPYKNIIKTNKNASIKNMCNSEKDELVTNTETSSESINSPVTVSDLQKVESAQTSKSIATSELKEDDNDTSFRKNKQDISCKTNVNTQILPAIATTCTSNEEETDCNQQKIIADTSTNIMQSNNSTDNPDNLPINNCNKHFSSKGASITDELTELEMPEEMKSDKKFKEVFKPEGWEGLGSEIELPEELTEEKLQPILKKLSLAGQEVQKSSKGWGWGDWDVSSLINTASAGVSTLTSHVSHGLTLLEESIAVPEESTSTNIESEENSVINDNKTEQSEEHSSFGFGNFISGVSSITKLVESTGSKVMTGGLDTLEAIGKKTMEVLQEGDPGLKKKRAFFLNEMEKPILSQVLREAKEKAETIEKTITEKQKMRKIHFESLFDDYQGLVHLEALEMLSKQSNIKIQQHLSGLNVTELNSVQETLEEIKELCDLNEDDEKEDKVNNLEFALQLEACSDLGISITYEKLHNICVDSEVYLTPPLMHTDQEIFEHAISVLAQFTAFSIERFHKTAELLLIKEHRSTVNEADALVHLTHVFSNQIGILANSYCSSLHALSQVSDKLDIIKTNMTTIFMEASNASSYIQDAFKLLIPIIQVGAI